In Xanthomonas sacchari, a genomic segment contains:
- a CDS encoding VirB4 family type IV secretion/conjugal transfer ATPase: MFIPDTSISEFISISTHVAPSVLKTTGGDFMLIWHLGGLPFVGREEWEIEHRHNTFNRMLQTLRAPDFANVAFWVHDVRRRRRIKNAGKFKQAFNQDLSDQYYGTLSSQKIMQNELYMTMIYRPVVTGKRLMDKSSSIPQLQSEQDQAIAKVLELAGNVEAVLKDYSPYRLSMYEASNGVVFSEALEFFGYLINRIDEPVPVLQAPVPAYLPVSKHMFANKTGDFVIKTPEGINHFGAILNIKEYTDGTYPGILNGLKYLDFEYVVTHSFSPMGRHDALKVLDRTKGMMVSSGDKAVSQIHELDLAMDQLSSGNFVLGEYHFTIAVYADTQEKLAQQVATTRAELSNAGFVSTKEDLAVASSFYAQLPGNWRYRTRIASVSSLNFLGLSPLHNFAQGKRDNNPWGECVTTLQTTNGQPYYFNFHATHPAENSLGEKAIANTMVIGKSGTGKTALINFLLSQVQKFDPVPTIFFFDKDRGAEIFVRACGGNYLALENGKPTGFNPFQCERTEANVQFLADLIKVLAGKIEYTSREEEDIFRGVEGMLDTPMHLRSMTNFRKSLPNMGDDGLYARMRKWTAGNSHGWVFDNPVDTIDLEKASIIGFDYTDVIDNPEVRVPVINYLLHRLEALIDGRPLIYVMDEFWKILDGKGGLKEFAKNKQKTIRKQNGLGIFATQSPEDALASDISAALVEQTATMILLPNPNASKEDYMDGLKLTEAEYQVVVSLDERSRCFLVKQGHGSSVCQLNLRGMDDALSVISASTDNIEIMHEVLERKAKEHGVAPDDLTPEQWLNEFYARRKGSGKSAPARSMSSDNRGAAAVN; encoded by the coding sequence ATGTTCATCCCGGATACTTCGATCAGCGAGTTCATCTCCATCTCCACGCATGTGGCGCCGTCCGTGCTGAAGACGACGGGAGGAGATTTCATGCTGATCTGGCACTTGGGCGGGCTTCCGTTCGTGGGCCGCGAAGAGTGGGAGATCGAACACCGTCACAACACCTTCAATCGCATGCTGCAGACCCTGCGTGCCCCGGATTTCGCCAACGTGGCGTTCTGGGTGCACGACGTGCGCCGCCGTCGCCGCATCAAGAATGCGGGAAAGTTCAAGCAGGCCTTCAACCAGGACCTGTCGGACCAGTATTACGGCACCTTGTCGTCGCAGAAGATCATGCAGAACGAGCTGTACATGACGATGATCTATCGCCCGGTGGTGACGGGCAAGCGTCTCATGGACAAGTCGTCGAGCATTCCCCAGCTGCAGTCCGAGCAGGACCAGGCGATCGCCAAGGTGCTCGAGTTGGCGGGCAATGTCGAAGCCGTGCTGAAGGACTATTCGCCCTACCGCCTGAGCATGTACGAAGCCAGCAATGGCGTGGTGTTCTCCGAGGCGCTGGAGTTCTTCGGCTATCTGATCAACCGCATCGACGAGCCGGTGCCGGTGCTGCAGGCGCCGGTGCCCGCCTATCTGCCGGTCAGCAAGCACATGTTCGCCAACAAGACCGGCGACTTCGTGATCAAGACGCCTGAAGGCATCAATCACTTCGGCGCCATTCTGAACATCAAGGAATACACCGACGGGACCTATCCCGGCATTCTCAATGGCTTGAAGTATCTCGATTTCGAGTACGTGGTGACCCACTCCTTCAGCCCGATGGGGCGGCACGATGCGCTGAAGGTGCTCGATCGCACCAAGGGCATGATGGTGTCCTCCGGCGACAAGGCGGTCAGCCAGATCCACGAGCTCGACCTGGCCATGGACCAGTTGTCGTCGGGCAATTTCGTGTTGGGCGAGTACCACTTCACCATCGCCGTCTACGCGGATACGCAGGAGAAGCTCGCGCAGCAGGTCGCCACCACGCGTGCGGAGCTGTCCAATGCCGGTTTCGTCTCGACCAAGGAGGATCTGGCGGTCGCGTCCTCCTTCTACGCCCAATTGCCGGGGAACTGGCGCTACCGCACGCGTATCGCCAGTGTCAGCTCGCTGAACTTCCTTGGCCTGTCGCCGCTGCACAACTTCGCCCAGGGCAAGCGCGACAACAATCCGTGGGGCGAGTGCGTCACCACCTTGCAGACCACCAACGGTCAGCCGTACTACTTCAATTTCCACGCGACGCACCCGGCGGAGAACTCGCTGGGCGAAAAGGCGATCGCCAACACCATGGTGATCGGCAAGTCGGGTACCGGTAAGACCGCATTGATCAACTTCCTGCTCAGCCAGGTGCAGAAGTTCGATCCGGTCCCGACCATCTTCTTCTTCGACAAGGACCGCGGCGCCGAGATCTTCGTGCGCGCCTGCGGCGGCAATTACCTGGCGCTGGAGAACGGCAAGCCCACCGGCTTCAATCCGTTCCAGTGCGAGCGCACCGAGGCGAACGTGCAGTTCCTGGCCGACCTGATCAAGGTACTGGCCGGCAAGATCGAGTACACCTCGCGCGAAGAGGAGGACATCTTCCGTGGCGTGGAAGGCATGCTCGATACGCCGATGCACCTGCGCAGCATGACCAACTTCCGCAAGAGCCTGCCCAACATGGGCGACGACGGCCTGTACGCCCGCATGCGCAAGTGGACCGCCGGCAACTCGCACGGCTGGGTGTTCGACAACCCGGTCGATACCATCGACCTCGAGAAGGCCAGCATCATCGGCTTCGACTACACCGACGTCATCGACAACCCGGAAGTGCGCGTTCCGGTCATCAACTACCTGCTGCATCGGCTGGAGGCGCTGATCGACGGCCGGCCGTTGATCTACGTGATGGACGAGTTCTGGAAGATCCTCGACGGCAAGGGCGGCCTGAAGGAATTCGCCAAGAACAAGCAGAAGACCATCCGTAAGCAGAACGGTCTGGGTATATTCGCCACGCAGAGCCCGGAGGATGCGCTCGCCAGCGACATCTCCGCGGCGCTGGTAGAACAGACCGCCACCATGATCCTGCTGCCCAATCCCAATGCCAGCAAGGAAGACTACATGGACGGTCTCAAGCTCACCGAGGCCGAGTACCAGGTCGTGGTCAGCCTGGACGAGCGCTCGCGCTGCTTCCTGGTCAAGCAGGGCCACGGGTCGTCGGTGTGCCAGCTCAACCTCCGCGGCATGGACGATGCGCTGTCGGTCATCTCGGCGTCGACCGACAATATCGAAATCATGCACGAGGTGTTGGAGCGCAAGGCCAAGGAACATGGCGTCGCGCCGGACGACCTGACGCCAGAACAGTGGTTGAACGAGTTCTATGCACGGCGTAAGGGATCCGGAAAATCGGCTCCGGCGAGATCGATGTCTTCGGATAATCGGGGGGCGGCGGCGGTCAACTGA
- a CDS encoding TrbC/VirB2 family protein, translating into MFKKAEVNSNAKIIGMAALKAAMFTAAVFASGAAMATGTDYAGADQKVCGFLGKTNNILNMASIVVVTIAVVFAGYQIAFAHKRVAEVAPVLLGGVLIGAAGQLAKMLIGDTGQTSCTAAITLVQHAMQYA; encoded by the coding sequence ATGTTCAAGAAAGCTGAAGTGAATTCGAACGCCAAGATCATCGGTATGGCGGCATTGAAGGCGGCGATGTTCACCGCGGCCGTATTCGCCTCCGGCGCCGCGATGGCGACTGGTACCGACTACGCCGGTGCAGATCAGAAGGTCTGTGGTTTCCTCGGCAAGACCAACAACATCCTGAACATGGCCTCGATTGTGGTGGTGACCATCGCGGTTGTCTTCGCCGGTTACCAGATCGCCTTCGCGCACAAGCGCGTTGCCGAAGTGGCGCCGGTGCTGCTGGGGGGCGTGCTGATCGGTGCTGCCGGCCAGTTGGCCAAGATGCTGATCGGCGATACCGGCCAGACGTCCTGCACTGCCGCCATCACGCTCGTCCAGCACGCGATGCAGTATGCATAA
- a CDS encoding alpha-glucosidase yields the protein MSQAPWWRGAVIYQIYPRSFLDANGDGIGDLPGIVRKLDYIAALGVDAIWISPFFKSPMADFGYDIADYREVDPLFGTMADFDALLAKAHALGLKVMIDQVLSHTSVEHGWFKESRQSRDNPKADWYVWADAREDGTPPNNWLSIFGGVAWQWEPRRGQYYLHNFLASQPDLNFHNPQVQQATLDNVEFWLARGVDGFRLDAINFCFHDPQLRDNPPKPPEKRVGRGFSPDNPYAFQYHYYNNTQAENLPFLQKLRSLLDRYPGTVSLGEISSEDSLATTAEYTRAGHLHMGYSFELLTDDFSAAYIRQTVSRLEAAMTEGWPCWAISNHDVQRAVTRWGQGAETPAFARLLVAMLCSLRGSVCLYQGEELGLGEADVPFEALQDPYGIAFWPNFKGRDGCRTPLPWDAGEQAGFSTGTPWLPVAPAHRAQSVAAQEADPQSVLLAIRRFLAWRKRHPALREGDIVFHETAEPVLMFQRRHATQTLLLAFNLSAEAAEVAVPEGAWQALEVPGVEPGALGERLRLPGYAMVCLQGA from the coding sequence ATGTCTCAGGCTCCATGGTGGCGCGGTGCCGTCATCTATCAGATCTATCCGCGTAGCTTCCTCGACGCCAACGGCGATGGCATCGGCGATCTGCCGGGAATCGTGCGCAAGCTGGACTACATCGCGGCATTGGGCGTCGATGCGATCTGGATCTCGCCGTTCTTCAAGTCGCCGATGGCCGATTTCGGCTACGACATCGCCGACTACCGCGAGGTCGATCCGCTGTTCGGCACCATGGCCGACTTCGATGCTCTGCTGGCCAAGGCGCATGCGCTGGGCCTGAAGGTGATGATCGACCAGGTGCTCAGCCATACCTCGGTCGAGCACGGCTGGTTCAAGGAGAGCCGGCAAAGCCGCGACAATCCGAAGGCCGATTGGTACGTGTGGGCCGATGCGCGCGAGGATGGGACGCCGCCGAACAACTGGCTGTCGATCTTCGGCGGCGTGGCGTGGCAATGGGAGCCGCGCCGGGGGCAGTACTATCTGCACAACTTCCTGGCGTCGCAGCCGGATCTGAACTTCCACAATCCGCAGGTGCAGCAGGCGACGCTGGACAACGTCGAGTTCTGGCTGGCGCGCGGCGTGGACGGCTTCCGGCTGGATGCGATCAATTTCTGCTTCCACGATCCGCAACTGCGCGACAACCCGCCCAAGCCGCCGGAAAAGCGCGTCGGCCGCGGCTTCAGCCCGGATAACCCGTACGCGTTCCAGTATCACTACTACAACAATACGCAGGCGGAGAATCTGCCGTTCCTGCAGAAGCTGCGCAGCCTGCTCGACCGCTATCCGGGGACGGTGAGCCTGGGCGAGATCTCGTCGGAAGATTCGCTGGCGACCACGGCCGAGTACACGCGGGCCGGGCATCTGCACATGGGCTACAGCTTCGAACTGCTGACCGACGATTTCAGCGCCGCCTACATCCGCCAGACGGTCTCCCGCCTGGAAGCGGCGATGACCGAAGGCTGGCCGTGTTGGGCGATCTCCAATCATGACGTGCAGCGCGCAGTGACGCGTTGGGGGCAGGGCGCCGAGACGCCGGCCTTCGCGCGCCTGCTGGTCGCGATGCTGTGCTCGCTGCGCGGCTCGGTCTGCCTCTACCAGGGCGAAGAGCTGGGCCTGGGCGAGGCGGACGTGCCGTTCGAGGCCTTGCAGGACCCCTATGGCATCGCGTTCTGGCCGAACTTCAAGGGCCGCGATGGATGCCGGACGCCGCTGCCGTGGGATGCCGGCGAGCAGGCCGGCTTCAGTACGGGCACGCCCTGGCTGCCGGTCGCGCCAGCGCATCGTGCGCAATCGGTGGCGGCGCAGGAGGCCGACCCGCAGTCGGTACTGCTAGCGATCCGCCGGTTCCTGGCCTGGCGCAAGCGCCATCCGGCGCTGCGCGAGGGCGACATCGTGTTCCACGAGACGGCCGAGCCCGTGCTGATGTTCCAGCGCCGCCACGCGACGCAAACCTTGCTGCTGGCGTTCAACTTGTCCGCCGAGGCCGCCGAGGTGGCGGTGCCGGAGGGAGCCTGGCAGGCGCTGGAGGTACCGGGCGTGGAGCCTGGGGCGCTCGGCGAGCGCTTGCGTTTGCCCGGCTA
- a CDS encoding type IV secretion system protein VirB3, producing the protein MHKNVLFRGCTRPAMFFGVPYVPFFIGAGGGFLMGIYFNMWLLALIPVIVFVMQQMTKRDEMIFRMLGLRWMMRMRVRNLQRYSGMWVFSPNEYRKDVPGAKR; encoded by the coding sequence ATGCATAAGAACGTACTTTTCCGGGGCTGTACGCGGCCTGCGATGTTTTTCGGGGTGCCCTACGTCCCGTTCTTCATCGGTGCCGGTGGCGGCTTCCTGATGGGTATCTATTTCAATATGTGGCTGCTGGCGCTCATTCCGGTCATCGTCTTCGTCATGCAGCAGATGACCAAGCGGGACGAGATGATCTTCCGCATGCTCGGCTTGCGCTGGATGATGAGGATGCGCGTGCGCAACCTGCAGCGCTATTCCGGCATGTGGGTGTTCTCGCCGAATGAGTACAGGAAAGACGTGCCAGGCGCCAAGCGCTAG
- a CDS encoding DUF4189 domain-containing protein yields MASAQTACPSGVAPGSPRCGPSPGGAEAPARPTGEWIKTWGAIATASSGDIGSSTGRFSEKDAEAGALKRCADLGNSDCKVAFTYKNQCVAVVQGPDGSGVGKIVSAVSVEAATKEALRRCKEASGSECVVRGTDCSEAQFKKY; encoded by the coding sequence ATGGCATCTGCGCAAACGGCGTGTCCATCCGGCGTGGCGCCTGGTAGTCCTCGGTGTGGCCCAAGTCCTGGCGGTGCCGAGGCTCCTGCTCGTCCGACAGGAGAGTGGATTAAAACGTGGGGTGCGATCGCGACGGCGTCCAGTGGAGACATCGGAAGCAGCACCGGTAGATTTTCCGAAAAGGATGCTGAGGCTGGCGCGTTGAAAAGATGTGCTGATCTCGGCAATTCGGATTGCAAAGTTGCTTTCACGTATAAAAACCAGTGCGTAGCGGTCGTCCAGGGCCCCGACGGCAGCGGAGTGGGAAAGATAGTAAGTGCTGTAAGTGTCGAGGCGGCTACGAAAGAGGCGTTGCGCCGGTGTAAGGAGGCATCTGGCTCCGAATGTGTTGTCAGAGGCACGGATTGTTCGGAGGCTCAGTTTAAGAAATATTGA